The following is a genomic window from Bacillota bacterium.
GGATAAAGCTAATTAATTTTCGCATAATATTCCCTCCAAATAACCTTTAAAATAAAAAAACCGCAATTTTGACACAAGTTCAAAATTACGGCAGCTGGCTGTCATACCCTATGGGTTTAGACCCTTTAGCTTTGCGTCGCTATTTTTCAATAGCTCTGCTATTAACATAATTATACATTAATATAATATCGTCTAATAAATATTTTGTCAAGAGATTTATTGTATTATTTAGCAAATTTATTTTCAACCTGCTTATCCTTTATTCCACTTGAGGCATCCTTCTGAAAAATGACTTTTAAGGTTAACAGCAATATTTTGATATCCAGCCAAAATGAATATTCACGTATATAGATTAAGTCAAAAATCAATTTGTCTGATACATCGGTGTTATATTTTGCATAAACCTGTGCATACCCGGTAAGCCCAGGCTTAACGACATATCTTTTATCGTAATTTTTTATTGTACGACAAAACTGCTCAACAAAAAACGGGCGTTCGGGACGCGGACCGACAAGACTCATATCTCCTTTAAGAATATTTATAAGCTGAGGAAGTTCGTCAAGGCGGGCTCGACGCAAAAATTTTCCGAACGGCGTTATTCTCGGGTCTGTTTCACATGCGAGAATGGGGCCGGAAAATTTCTCAGCATCCTTAATCATAGTCCTGAATTTATGAATCTTAAATATATGATTTCCCTTTGTAATTCTATCTTGAATATAAAAAATAGGCCCTGGTGATGAAATTTTTATTCCTAATGAAATTAAACCTATTAGGGGAGAAAGCAAAACTAACCCTGCAGAAGCCACAACGATATCAAAACCTCGCTTGATAATAGCTTGTCCGGCTGTAGGACCAAAATGTTTAATATGGAAAGATGGCGTATCATCAAACTGTACAGTTTCGTATTTAATCAGGTTGATGTCATACAATTCTGGCAGAAGATAGACTTCTTTCCCGGCAGCAATAGCCTCAGCCATCAGGTGTCTTTTATACCTTGACGGGAGTGTATTAGTTATAAATATGTTCTGATAATGTGTGAATTCGGTTTTCAAAAATTCCTCGAAAGCTTCAAAATCCTCAGTATCGATCTGAGTATACCATGAGTCAAACATATCCAAGCAGGAATACTTTATTTTCCTTGCCATCTTGTTATCGACGTTTTTTGCTTCGATTACAAGCATCGTTTCTTTTCCTACAAACTTAATGAACATTTTAGAAAAAAGAATTCGCCAAATTAAAATTATAACAAAATTTACACAGCCGGTTAGTAGTATATAAAGATTTGAAAAATACTCCGGAGATAATATCTTGCCGATGATTAAAGTAGATAAAATAGAAACCAGACTTGATAAAATCACTGATAAAAATATATCTATACGTTTCCGGTTTGTATTTCCGTAAAGCCCCATGGCGTGCATAAGGGGAAATATGATTATCCCATACACAACCGATAGCGTTAATATAGGCCCGTATAACCAGATTTTAAGGCATATTGCTGAAACTGATGCACTTAAGAAAAGAATTGCTGCATCAGATATAAAGACAAGAAATTTTAATAATAATGAATTTCTGCCCTTGAGCATATAAGTTACTCCCCAAGAATTTTATATTCACATAATACCATATTTAAATGTACACTACAATAATATTGTATTTGGGGCGTAGAAGCGTTTAAATATTTACACTATTTGCGAAGATAATTATGTAACAGAGAAGGCCAGTCGGTTTGGATGATGTCAAAGCCCTTCTTTACAAAATAGCCCCATCCTTCATCAGGATTTTTTAAAATAGACGAATCATCATCATGACCCGCTGCAAGCTGTGTAAATTCGTCAAGTGTTATTGCATTTCCCCAAATCAGAAGACCACGCTTTTTTTGCTCAAGTAGGAACGTATCGTCAACGAGTGGATTATCCTCCGTTTTAAATACTAATTCCAAAGCAACAAGGTTTACCCCGGCATTATTAACGACTTCTAAATCTTCTGTCTTTTTTAGGATCGGCATGTACATAAAAGGAACATCACAAGCTGACAAAATATTAAGATAATCAGGTTTTGGCGGGCTTTTTAAGATGATTTGTTCATTCATCCCGTGCTTTTTCAAAGTTTTAAAAACTGCGGGCCAGCAATACCAGCACCGATCAAGATTTATCAGGCACCGCCCCTTTAAATGCTCGAGTATTTCGTCAAACGTATTGAGACCTTCAGCCATAACAGTGCAATTTTGGTTTATATATCTTAACTCGCGGGCCTCTTTAGTTGTCATTTTACGAATATTCTTATTAACACGAAACAACCTATCCTCCATTGTATCATGAA
Proteins encoded in this region:
- a CDS encoding sugar transferase; translated protein: MLKGRNSLLLKFLVFISDAAILFLSASVSAICLKIWLYGPILTLSVVYGIIIFPLMHAMGLYGNTNRKRIDIFLSVILSSLVSILSTLIIGKILSPEYFSNLYILLTGCVNFVIILIWRILFSKMFIKFVGKETMLVIEAKNVDNKMARKIKYSCLDMFDSWYTQIDTEDFEAFEEFLKTEFTHYQNIFITNTLPSRYKRHLMAEAIAAGKEVYLLPELYDINLIKYETVQFDDTPSFHIKHFGPTAGQAIIKRGFDIVVASAGLVLLSPLIGLISLGIKISSPGPIFYIQDRITKGNHIFKIHKFRTMIKDAEKFSGPILACETDPRITPFGKFLRRARLDELPQLINILKGDMSLVGPRPERPFFVEQFCRTIKNYDKRYVVKPGLTGYAQVYAKYNTDVSDKLIFDLIYIREYSFWLDIKILLLTLKVIFQKDASSGIKDKQVENKFAK
- a CDS encoding glycerophosphodiester phosphodiesterase family protein, producing MNEEAIKKMLKEEKAKKNILIATHRGASGGNIIENTACGFDAAIAMGTDIVEADIAQTLDGDLFVIHDTMEDRLFRVNKNIRKMTTKEARELRYINQNCTVMAEGLNTFDEILEHLKGRCLINLDRCWYCWPAVFKTLKKHGMNEQIILKSPPKPDYLNILSACDVPFMYMPILKKTEDLEVVNNAGVNLVALELVFKTEDNPLVDDTFLLEQKKRGLLIWGNAITLDEFTQLAAGHDDDSSILKNPDEGWGYFVKKGFDIIQTDWPSLLHNYLRK